Proteins from a genomic interval of Rhipicephalus microplus isolate Deutch F79 chromosome 6, USDA_Rmic, whole genome shotgun sequence:
- the LOC142766088 gene encoding histone H2A-like, with product MSGRGKGGKAKGKSKTRSSRAGLQFPVGRIHRLLRKGNYAERVGAGAPVYLAAVLEYLAAEVLELAGNAARDNKKTRIIPRHLQLAIRNDEELNKLLSGVTIAQGGVLPNIQAVLLPKKTEKKA from the coding sequence atgtccggacgtggcaagggcggcaaggcgaaaggcaagagcaagacccgttctagccgcgcggggcttcagttccccgtgggccgtattcaccgcctcctacgcaagggaaactacgccgagcgcgtcggagcgggcgccccggtctacctggctgccgtactcgagtacctggccgccgaggtgctcgagctggcgggcaacgccgctcgtgacaacaagaagacccggatcatcccccgtcacttgcagctcgccatccgcaacgacgaggagctgaacaaactgctttccggcgtcaccatcgcgcagggcggtgtgttgcccaacattcaagccgtgcttcttccgaagaagacggagaagaaggcgtaa